A portion of the Chondrinema litorale genome contains these proteins:
- the atpG gene encoding ATP synthase F1 subunit gamma codes for MPNLKEVKNRIVSVKSTQQITKAMKMVAAAKLRKAQDRIIQIRPYSQKLNNILQNVSATLGDEIENAYAVEREVKKVLIVVITSDRGLCGGFNANVSKKALSLIEGKYQTQLASGNVEILSIGKKGYDYFKRRDFNVNTEYLELFSDLNFDSVRAAAEYAMNGFLAKEFDVVDIIYNEFKNVATQETIVEQFLPITSEVSSGNKEQDVQMDYIFEPNKMDIVKELIPKSLKISFYKFLLESNAAEHGARMTAMDKATDNAQELIKELQLTYNRTRQAAITTEILEIVGGAEALANG; via the coding sequence ATGCCGAATCTTAAGGAAGTAAAGAACAGGATTGTTTCAGTAAAATCTACCCAGCAGATTACCAAAGCCATGAAAATGGTGGCTGCAGCTAAATTGAGAAAAGCACAGGATAGAATTATCCAGATTAGACCTTATTCTCAAAAATTGAATAACATATTGCAGAATGTTTCTGCAACATTGGGAGATGAGATTGAAAACGCATATGCTGTTGAGAGAGAGGTGAAAAAGGTGTTGATTGTAGTAATTACATCTGATCGTGGTTTGTGCGGTGGTTTCAACGCTAATGTTAGTAAGAAGGCACTTAGTTTAATAGAAGGAAAATACCAGACGCAGTTAGCTAGTGGGAATGTAGAGATCCTTAGTATTGGAAAGAAAGGATACGATTACTTTAAGAGAAGAGATTTTAATGTTAATACAGAGTATCTCGAATTATTCTCTGATCTTAACTTTGATAGTGTAAGAGCTGCTGCAGAATATGCAATGAATGGATTTCTTGCTAAAGAATTTGATGTAGTTGATATTATCTATAATGAGTTCAAAAATGTGGCAACACAAGAAACTATAGTTGAACAATTCTTGCCAATTACTTCTGAGGTAAGCTCAGGAAACAAAGAGCAAGATGTTCAAATGGACTATATTTTTGAGCCAAATAAAATGGATATTGTAAAAGAACTGATTCCTAAAAGCTTGAAAATTTCCTTCTATAAATTCCTTTTAGAGTCTAATGCTGCTGAACACGGTGCTCGTATGACTGCTATGGATAAAGCAACAGACAACGCTCAGGAATTAATTAAAGAGCTTCAATTAACTTATAACCGTACTAGACAGGCAGCGATTACTACAGAAATTTTGGAAATTGTTGGTGGTGCAGAAGCTTTGGCAAACGGTTAA
- the atpA gene encoding F0F1 ATP synthase subunit alpha: MAQQVRPDEVSNILREQLSDFKSEAELEEVGTVLQVGDGVARIYGLSNAQSGELLEFASGEAGLVLNLEEDNVGAVILGEPTSVKEGDSVKRTAKIGSVKVGEGLCGRVINTLGLPIDGKGEIEGELFEMPLERKAPGVIYRSPVNEPLQTGIKSIDSMIPIGRGQRELVIGDRQTGKTAVVIDTIINQKEFYEKGEPVYCIYVAIGQKASTVAGVVAELEKAGALPYTTIVAANASDPAPMQFFAPYTGAAIGEYFRDTGRPALVVYDDLSKQAVSYREVSLLLRRPPGREAYPGDVFYLHSRLLERAAKIIPSDKIAEQMNDLPESLKGKVKGGGSLTALPIIETQAGDVSAYIPTNVISITDGQIFLESNLFNSGIRPAINVGISVSRVGGSAQIKSMKKVAGTLKLDQAQFRELEAFAKFGSDLDPATKLTIERGRKNQEILKQAQFSPLSVESQVAIIYASTNGLLDPVPTEKVKAFEEEYLEVLNSKHKDIMNKLAAGKLEDDVKSTLESVAKEIAVNY; this comes from the coding sequence ATGGCGCAGCAGGTAAGACCAGACGAGGTCTCAAATATACTTAGAGAACAACTTTCCGATTTTAAATCAGAAGCGGAACTGGAAGAAGTTGGAACTGTACTTCAGGTTGGTGATGGGGTTGCTAGAATCTACGGCCTTTCAAACGCACAATCTGGTGAGCTTTTAGAATTTGCCAGTGGCGAAGCAGGTTTAGTATTAAACCTAGAAGAAGATAACGTTGGTGCTGTAATTTTAGGAGAGCCGACTTCTGTAAAAGAAGGTGACTCTGTGAAAAGAACTGCTAAAATTGGTTCGGTAAAAGTTGGTGAAGGCCTTTGTGGAAGGGTTATCAACACTCTTGGTTTACCAATTGACGGTAAAGGAGAAATTGAAGGTGAGTTATTTGAAATGCCTCTAGAGCGTAAAGCTCCTGGTGTAATTTACAGAAGCCCTGTAAACGAGCCATTACAAACTGGTATTAAGTCTATCGACTCTATGATTCCAATCGGAAGAGGACAAAGAGAGTTGGTAATTGGTGACAGACAAACTGGTAAAACAGCTGTAGTTATCGATACAATTATTAACCAGAAAGAATTTTACGAAAAAGGTGAACCTGTTTACTGTATCTACGTAGCAATCGGACAAAAAGCTTCTACTGTTGCTGGTGTTGTTGCTGAGTTAGAAAAAGCAGGTGCATTACCATATACAACTATTGTTGCTGCAAACGCATCAGACCCTGCTCCAATGCAGTTCTTTGCTCCATATACTGGTGCTGCAATTGGTGAGTACTTCCGTGATACTGGTCGTCCTGCACTTGTAGTTTATGATGACCTTTCTAAACAAGCTGTTTCTTATAGAGAAGTGTCTCTACTTCTTAGAAGACCTCCAGGACGTGAAGCATACCCAGGTGATGTTTTCTACTTGCACTCAAGATTATTAGAGCGTGCTGCAAAAATTATCCCTTCAGATAAAATTGCAGAGCAAATGAACGACTTACCAGAATCTTTAAAAGGTAAAGTAAAAGGTGGAGGATCACTTACTGCATTACCAATTATCGAAACTCAAGCTGGTGACGTTTCTGCTTATATCCCGACTAACGTAATCTCAATTACTGATGGTCAGATATTCTTAGAAAGTAACTTGTTTAACTCTGGTATTAGACCTGCGATTAACGTTGGTATCTCGGTATCAAGAGTAGGGGGTTCTGCTCAGATCAAATCAATGAAGAAAGTAGCTGGTACACTTAAACTTGATCAGGCACAATTTAGAGAGCTTGAGGCTTTTGCTAAGTTCGGTTCTGACCTTGATCCTGCTACTAAACTTACTATTGAGAGAGGTAGAAAAAACCAAGAAATATTGAAACAAGCTCAGTTCTCTCCACTTTCTGTAGAAAGTCAGGTAGCTATTATCTATGCATCTACTAATGGATTATTAGACCCTGTACCTACTGAAAAAGTAAAAGCTTTTGAGGAAGAATACCTCGAAGTTTTGAATAGCAAGCATAAAGATATAATGAACAAATTGGCTGCTGGTAAACTTGAAGACGACGTGAAGTCTACATTAGAAAGTGTTGCCAAAGAAATAGCAGTAAATTATTAA
- the atpH gene encoding ATP synthase F1 subunit delta: MSEKRIAVRYAKSLVDLSVEMKVLETVKEDMSLVKNTCDGSRPLKLMLKNPVILASKKRIILDQIFKDKVSELTLKFFKILSRKNRLSILPYVADEVLRLYNKINGLQESTVTTSIPLTSEMRGEVVKFVEEVSGKKALLKEKVDKDLIGGFVLKIGDKQIDNSIAGKLNKLKIQLMDA; encoded by the coding sequence ATGTCGGAGAAAAGAATAGCAGTCAGATACGCGAAATCACTGGTAGATCTCTCAGTTGAGATGAAGGTTTTAGAAACGGTAAAAGAAGACATGTCGCTAGTTAAAAATACTTGCGATGGTAGCCGACCACTAAAGTTAATGCTTAAAAACCCAGTGATCTTAGCAAGCAAAAAAAGAATTATTCTTGATCAGATATTTAAAGATAAAGTAAGTGAACTAACGCTTAAGTTCTTTAAAATTCTTTCAAGAAAAAACAGACTTAGTATTTTGCCATATGTAGCAGATGAAGTACTAAGATTGTATAACAAGATAAATGGCTTGCAAGAAAGCACAGTTACTACTTCAATTCCTTTAACCAGTGAAATGAGAGGAGAGGTTGTGAAATTTGTAGAAGAAGTATCTGGTAAAAAGGCTTTACTAAAAGAAAAAGTAGATAAAGATCTGATTGGTGGGTTTGTGTTGAAAATTGGTGATAAACAAATCGATAATTCTATAGCAGGAAAACTGAATAAGTTAAAAATCCAGTTAATGGATGCCTGA
- the atpF gene encoding F0F1 ATP synthase subunit B, protein MDIVTPGIGLIFWTALLFSLVLVVLRKFAYKPILQTVKAREDSIKEALSSSTKAKDEVEALKKDIEEMKQTARAEREIILKEAKDSAGKIITESQDAARKEYERIVASAQEDIRNEKKAALAEVKNQVAKFSVEIAEKLLRKELSDEDYQKKLINELLDETKLN, encoded by the coding sequence ATGGATATAGTAACTCCTGGGATAGGTCTCATTTTCTGGACAGCTTTACTTTTTTCTTTAGTACTTGTAGTACTACGTAAGTTTGCTTACAAGCCAATTTTACAAACTGTAAAGGCAAGAGAGGATTCTATTAAAGAAGCTTTAAGCTCTTCTACAAAAGCTAAAGACGAAGTAGAAGCCCTTAAAAAAGACATTGAAGAAATGAAGCAAACTGCCAGAGCTGAACGTGAAATTATCTTAAAAGAGGCTAAAGACTCTGCTGGTAAAATTATTACTGAGTCTCAAGATGCAGCAAGAAAAGAATACGAGAGAATCGTTGCTTCTGCTCAGGAAGATATTCGTAACGAAAAGAAAGCTGCTTTGGCAGAAGTGAAGAATCAAGTAGCTAAATTTTCTGTAGAGATTGCAGAAAAGCTTCTTAGAAAGGAATTGAGCGACGAAGATTATCAGAAAAAATTAATTAATGAACTGCTTGATGAAACAAAGCTTAACTAA
- the atpE gene encoding ATP synthase F0 subunit C, with translation MLASILLEMTGSIGTLGAGLGAGLAVIGAGLGIGRIGGSAVESMARQPEIAGRLQTAMLISAAFIEGVALFAVAVSFLIAG, from the coding sequence ATGTTAGCAAGTATTTTATTAGAGATGACTGGTTCTATCGGTACGTTAGGTGCTGGTCTTGGTGCTGGTCTTGCAGTAATTGGTGCTGGTTTAGGTATCGGACGCATCGGTGGTAGTGCAGTTGAATCAATGGCTCGTCAGCCAGAAATAGCTGGTAGATTACAAACTGCTATGCTTATTTCAGCTGCATTCATTGAAGGTGTTGCTCTTTTCGCTGTTGCGGTAAGTTTCCTTATTGCTGGCTAA
- the atpB gene encoding F0F1 ATP synthase subunit A produces the protein MKHKCLKTNILLLVFFLFSPLLLSASDSESSSEAFNPTEMIVHHIKDDYGWHLFDYHGENGEEHSVSISLPIILYTYEEGNLGNGSLDVFMSNDFHHGEHDVEKGDNTYRLAHGHIEELGDKHILDFSVTKNVASMMVSVVLLFLIFFSVAGAYKKRGAVEPKGLQSVLEPLILFIRDDIAIPNIGEKKHDKFLPFLITLFFFIWINNLLGLLPTGANLSGNIAFTMTLAIFTLLITNLSGTKNYWSHLFWTPGVPLPLRIIVLPVELLGIFTKPFALTVRLFANITAGHIIVLSLISFIFVFKQMFVGVIVGPVVIAMTMFELFVAIFQAYIFTLLSALFIGLALEDDHH, from the coding sequence ATGAAGCATAAGTGTTTGAAAACCAATATTTTACTACTCGTTTTCTTTTTATTTTCTCCACTTCTTTTATCAGCATCTGATTCAGAGAGCAGCAGTGAGGCTTTTAACCCTACTGAGATGATTGTTCATCACATAAAAGATGACTACGGATGGCATCTTTTTGACTACCATGGAGAAAATGGTGAAGAGCATTCAGTTTCAATCTCTCTTCCTATTATTTTATATACATATGAAGAGGGAAATTTGGGAAATGGTTCCCTTGATGTATTCATGTCTAACGATTTTCATCATGGCGAGCATGATGTAGAAAAAGGTGATAATACCTACAGATTAGCACATGGTCATATTGAAGAATTGGGAGATAAGCATATTTTAGACTTCTCAGTTACTAAGAATGTGGCTTCAATGATGGTATCAGTAGTGTTATTGTTCTTAATATTTTTTAGCGTTGCTGGAGCATATAAGAAACGTGGAGCTGTTGAGCCTAAGGGTTTACAGTCTGTTTTAGAGCCACTTATCTTGTTTATTCGTGATGACATAGCTATTCCTAACATAGGAGAAAAGAAACATGATAAGTTTCTTCCATTCCTAATTACTTTGTTTTTCTTTATCTGGATAAACAACTTATTGGGATTATTACCAACTGGTGCTAACCTTTCTGGTAACATTGCCTTTACAATGACTTTGGCAATATTCACTTTGCTAATTACAAATTTATCAGGTACAAAAAATTACTGGTCTCACTTGTTTTGGACTCCGGGAGTTCCATTGCCATTGAGAATAATTGTATTACCAGTAGAATTACTTGGTATTTTTACAAAGCCTTTCGCATTAACAGTTCGTCTTTTTGCAAACATTACTGCTGGTCACATTATCGTGTTGAGTTTGATTAGTTTCATCTTTGTGTTTAAGCAAATGTTTGTGGGAGTAATTGTAGGCCCTGTTGTAATTGCCATGACAATGTTCGAATTGTTTGTAGCGATATTCCAGGCATATATATTTACATTACTTTCAGCTCTTTTTATAGGCTTAGCCTTAGAAGACGATCATCATTAA
- a CDS encoding AtpZ/AtpI family protein: MSKNNQPKRQSNKPFGEYIKYSSLAMEMIGAILLGAWIGSLLDDYFQTSRAYFTLVMMLLGVGTSISLLIKKLNNNK, encoded by the coding sequence ATCAGCAAAAACAACCAACCAAAGCGACAGTCTAATAAGCCCTTTGGAGAATATATTAAATATTCTTCATTAGCTATGGAAATGATAGGTGCGATATTGTTGGGTGCATGGATCGGCTCCCTGTTAGATGATTATTTTCAGACATCTCGTGCCTATTTTACCTTAGTTATGATGTTGTTAGGTGTTGGAACTTCCATAAGTCTTTTGATTAAGAAACTAAATAATAATAAATAG
- a CDS encoding bactofilin family protein, which produces MSLFSNKDESKEEVVRNNSTNHIGKGTEIRGDLETGGIIRIDGKVYGNVKSKSKINLGEGSYVEGNIISQNAEVSGEVKGKLEITDMLILKPSAVISGDIFTGKLIIEAGAVLNGTCKMGDIKSSHINSNSNNNSKLNSNQQKQPTKATV; this is translated from the coding sequence ATGAGTCTATTTAGTAACAAAGATGAGAGTAAGGAGGAGGTCGTAAGAAACAACTCTACCAACCACATTGGCAAAGGCACAGAAATTAGAGGTGACTTAGAAACAGGTGGCATTATTCGCATCGACGGAAAAGTTTACGGTAACGTAAAATCAAAGTCGAAGATTAATTTAGGAGAAGGGTCTTATGTAGAGGGAAATATTATTTCGCAAAATGCAGAAGTTTCTGGCGAAGTTAAAGGCAAGCTAGAAATTACTGACATGCTCATCTTAAAGCCATCTGCTGTAATTAGTGGTGACATTTTTACTGGAAAACTAATTATTGAAGCTGGAGCTGTATTAAACGGAACCTGCAAAATGGGTGATATTAAAAGCAGTCATATTAATTCAAACAGTAACAACAATTCAAAACTGAACTCTAATCAGCAAAAACAACCAACCAAAGCGACAGTCTAA
- a CDS encoding M23 family metallopeptidase translates to MKQKKKLSNWLSSRFLLIIRHEENFAEKATIKFSYVKLFLVIGGIFVLFSGLSFLLVTTVLSKWFDPRIDYVKMNSTLIEMQENIDSLMVQMEIKEKSLTNFRNVLTGNVDFVVFENPVEDDSVTQNAEENAELAKVESDFRKQFEESDYDQLNFINNAKSDLQQLFFFTPIDGVISRKYSISEGHYGLDIVARKNEPVKAVSDGTVLISSWTQDSGHVIAVQHKHQLISFYKHNSARLKNVGDVVKAGDIIAIIGNSGELTDGPHLHFELWYDGNAVNPEDFMTF, encoded by the coding sequence TTGAAACAGAAGAAAAAATTATCAAACTGGCTCTCATCCAGATTTTTGTTGATCATTAGGCATGAGGAGAACTTTGCAGAGAAAGCAACCATAAAATTCAGTTATGTAAAGCTATTTCTGGTAATAGGGGGGATTTTTGTGCTTTTTTCAGGTTTGAGTTTTTTGCTAGTTACAACTGTTCTCTCAAAATGGTTTGATCCAAGAATCGATTATGTAAAGATGAACAGTACGCTCATAGAGATGCAGGAAAATATCGATTCACTTATGGTTCAAATGGAAATTAAAGAAAAAAGTCTTACAAATTTCCGTAATGTGTTAACCGGTAATGTGGATTTTGTGGTTTTCGAAAATCCTGTAGAAGATGATTCGGTTACACAAAATGCCGAAGAGAATGCTGAGCTGGCAAAAGTTGAGAGTGATTTTAGAAAGCAGTTTGAAGAATCTGATTACGATCAGTTAAATTTTATAAATAACGCGAAGAGCGATCTTCAACAGCTATTCTTTTTTACTCCTATTGATGGAGTAATCTCTAGAAAATACAGTATAAGTGAAGGGCATTACGGTCTTGATATTGTTGCCAGAAAAAATGAACCTGTAAAAGCTGTATCAGACGGTACAGTTCTCATTTCTTCGTGGACACAAGACTCTGGGCATGTAATAGCAGTTCAACATAAACATCAGCTTATTTCATTCTACAAGCACAATTCGGCAAGGCTTAAAAACGTAGGGGACGTAGTAAAAGCCGGAGATATTATTGCAATAATTGGCAACTCTGGTGAGTTAACTGATGGTCCGCATTTGCATTTTGAACTATGGTACGATGGTAATGCAGTTAACCCCGAAGATTTTATGACTTTTTAA
- a CDS encoding transglycosylase domain-containing protein produces the protein MYLRLIKIIWFTFFAGLIALVLYVASVYGNWNNLYGGLPDFKELENPKNELASLLYTADDKIMGKYFVENRDPVKYSQLSPNLVDALKAVEDVRFEMHSGIDFRSLTRVFYGLVTFDRKGGGSTLTQQLAKILFSTRGELSNGKLNDIPYLNILISKTKEWILAIELERAYTKEEIMTMYLNTASFSGNIFGIKAASKTFFNTIPDSLDILQAATLSGMLQAPTRFNPHRNPENSKTRRNTVLYQMEKYGFLNETQFDTLSKKPVTVEYKMESHNTGYATYFRNEIAKDLKKWCATHYKPNGEAYNLYTDGLKIYTTIDSRMQKYAEEAVQEHMAHQQELFNAHWKGRDPWINEDFEPIKGFLSSRIRRTERYRVLKLKYGDNKDSINKVLNTPVPMTIFSWTAPGYEKDTVMSPMDSLAYYKHFLHTGLMSMDPATGYIKAWVGGIDHRYFQFDNVKQGYRQPGSTFKPITYSAAIVENKMHPCYKIVDSPVSITLPDGTIYTPKNSGSYSNKEITLRQAIAMSKNTAAANIIKILGPDIIADYAENKFGIGYLRQKYGNSRKIDRVYSLCLGTSEVSLFELVAAYSVFPNQGVWTEPIFITHIEDKDGKVLETFVPKTIEALSEEDAYTMTYMLRGSNEEKDGTSIGLRVRQIYDDRQGYDFIRGTQVGGKTGTTSNYSDGWFVGVTKNLITGVWVGGEENVIHFRSLTYGQGGRMAMPEFAKYTEKVYADKDLPYHNQLGENGDFIKPDKMLPEFDCWKYDKMTSLNPADSLSNKTNIIPTKKDDDFF, from the coding sequence ATGTATTTGAGATTAATAAAAATAATTTGGTTTACCTTTTTTGCTGGCTTAATCGCACTGGTGCTTTATGTAGCTTCAGTATATGGCAACTGGAATAACCTTTATGGTGGATTACCAGATTTTAAAGAACTGGAAAATCCTAAAAATGAGCTTGCTTCCCTACTCTACACCGCAGATGATAAGATAATGGGTAAATATTTTGTTGAAAACAGAGACCCTGTAAAATACAGCCAGCTTTCTCCTAATCTAGTAGATGCCTTAAAAGCAGTTGAAGATGTGCGATTTGAAATGCACAGTGGTATAGATTTTCGAAGCTTAACTAGGGTATTTTATGGTCTTGTAACTTTCGATAGAAAAGGTGGTGGTAGTACACTTACCCAACAGCTAGCTAAAATTCTTTTTAGCACTCGGGGAGAGTTAAGTAATGGCAAACTAAATGATATTCCTTATCTCAACATTCTTATTTCAAAAACTAAAGAGTGGATATTGGCAATTGAACTAGAGAGAGCCTATACCAAAGAAGAAATTATGACAATGTATTTGAATACGGCGTCATTTAGTGGTAATATTTTTGGGATAAAAGCAGCTAGTAAAACCTTTTTTAATACTATTCCCGATAGTTTAGATATTTTGCAAGCAGCTACACTTTCTGGTATGCTGCAAGCACCAACCCGTTTTAACCCACATCGTAATCCAGAAAACTCTAAGACTAGAAGAAATACAGTTTTGTATCAAATGGAGAAGTACGGTTTTTTAAACGAAACTCAGTTTGACACACTTTCCAAAAAGCCAGTAACTGTAGAATATAAGATGGAGAGCCACAATACTGGGTATGCCACTTATTTCAGAAATGAAATTGCCAAAGATTTAAAAAAATGGTGTGCAACTCACTACAAACCAAATGGTGAGGCTTACAACCTTTATACTGATGGCTTAAAAATCTACACTACCATCGATTCCAGAATGCAGAAATATGCCGAAGAAGCTGTTCAAGAGCATATGGCGCATCAGCAGGAGTTATTTAATGCGCACTGGAAAGGTAGAGACCCTTGGATCAACGAAGACTTTGAACCTATAAAAGGTTTCTTATCTAGCAGAATTAGAAGAACAGAAAGATATAGAGTATTAAAACTAAAATATGGTGACAATAAAGACTCTATCAATAAAGTCTTGAATACACCTGTGCCAATGACTATATTTAGCTGGACTGCTCCCGGTTATGAAAAAGATACAGTAATGTCTCCTATGGATTCATTAGCTTATTACAAGCATTTTCTACATACTGGTTTAATGTCGATGGATCCGGCAACTGGTTATATTAAAGCTTGGGTAGGTGGTATAGATCACCGTTACTTCCAGTTTGATAATGTAAAGCAAGGTTACAGACAACCAGGTTCTACATTTAAACCTATTACTTATTCTGCTGCTATTGTAGAAAACAAAATGCACCCTTGCTATAAAATTGTAGACTCCCCAGTAAGTATCACTTTACCAGATGGCACTATCTATACTCCAAAAAATAGTGGCTCTTACTCTAATAAGGAGATTACACTAAGACAAGCAATTGCCATGTCTAAAAACACTGCGGCAGCAAATATTATTAAAATTCTAGGGCCAGATATTATAGCAGATTATGCCGAAAATAAATTTGGCATTGGGTACTTAAGACAGAAGTACGGAAATAGCAGAAAAATAGACAGAGTATATTCTTTATGCTTGGGAACAAGCGAAGTATCATTATTTGAGCTAGTAGCAGCCTATTCTGTATTCCCTAATCAAGGAGTTTGGACTGAGCCAATTTTTATTACTCACATCGAAGATAAAGACGGTAAAGTATTAGAAACTTTTGTTCCTAAAACGATAGAAGCATTAAGTGAAGAAGATGCCTATACTATGACCTATATGCTTAGAGGTAGCAACGAAGAAAAAGATGGAACCTCCATAGGGTTAAGAGTAAGACAAATCTATGACGACCGCCAAGGATACGATTTTATAAGAGGGACTCAAGTAGGTGGTAAAACTGGAACAACTTCAAACTATTCTGATGGTTGGTTTGTGGGAGTAACCAAAAACTTAATTACTGGTGTTTGGGTTGGAGGCGAAGAAAATGTAATTCACTTTAGATCGCTTACATATGGACAAGGTGGTAGAATGGCAATGCCAGAGTTTGCTAAGTATACTGAGAAAGTTTACGCAGATAAAGATTTACCATACCACAATCAATTAGGTGAAAATGGTGATTTTATAAAACCAGACAAAATGCTCCCAGAGTTCGATTGTTGGAAGTACGATAAAATGACCAGTTTAAACCCTGCTGATTCACTTAGCAATAAGACTAATATTATCCCTACTAAAAAAGATGATGACTTTTTCTAA
- a CDS encoding sodium:solute symporter — protein MSYLDWIVLSGTMIFIVVYGVWQTRGSKNISDYLLGNKQTPWFTIALSIMATQASAITFLSAPGQAYTDGMRFVQFYFGLPLAMVLLSITVVPIYHKMNIYTAYEYLESRFDVRARTLAAILFLSQRGLAAGFTIFAPSLILSSLLNWDIYITNLIIGSMVVIYTVSGGTAAVSQTQKFQMGVIVIGMFIAGVMVVNMLPKEVSFGNALEVAGKMGRLNVVDFEFDLSSRYNIWTGVIGGFFLALSYFGTDQSQVQRYLTGKSVTQSRMGLLFNGMAKIPMQFLILFIGVMVYVFYFFFQPPVFFNKVLLEDAKQKGQNANITQLEDDYSIAFFERKQKALDLVKELNKEEGNITQAEESLKVADKELSNIRETAIEAIKTADPNADTNDTNYIFLNFVIDHLPAGIIGLLIAVILSASMSSTSSELNALATTSLIDIYKRHFNKDASDRHYLKASRWITVFWGIYAIIFTMFANRLGTLIEAVNMLGSLVYGTILGIFLVAFYFKKIGGLAIFLAAIVAEVIVMYCFLFTDIPYLWFNVIGCLPVIGFGFIFQTFLENQKTT, from the coding sequence ATGAGTTATCTGGATTGGATTGTGTTGTCGGGCACTATGATATTTATAGTGGTTTATGGAGTCTGGCAAACGAGAGGAAGCAAAAACATCAGTGATTATTTATTAGGAAATAAGCAAACCCCTTGGTTTACCATTGCACTTTCCATAATGGCTACCCAAGCCAGTGCAATTACTTTCCTTTCTGCACCAGGGCAAGCATATACTGACGGAATGCGTTTCGTGCAGTTTTATTTTGGTTTACCGCTTGCAATGGTACTGCTCTCTATTACCGTAGTACCTATCTACCACAAAATGAATATCTATACTGCTTATGAGTATTTAGAGTCTCGTTTTGATGTAAGAGCCCGTACATTAGCTGCTATACTGTTTTTAAGCCAACGTGGGTTGGCTGCAGGCTTTACCATTTTTGCCCCTTCTTTAATTCTTTCATCGCTATTAAACTGGGATATATACATTACCAACCTCATTATAGGAAGCATGGTGGTAATTTATACCGTTTCTGGTGGTACTGCAGCCGTTAGCCAAACGCAAAAATTCCAAATGGGAGTGATTGTAATAGGGATGTTTATAGCTGGTGTAATGGTGGTTAATATGCTACCGAAAGAAGTAAGCTTTGGTAATGCATTAGAAGTGGCAGGTAAAATGGGAAGGCTAAATGTAGTAGATTTTGAATTCGATTTAAGTAGCCGATATAATATTTGGACAGGAGTAATTGGAGGCTTCTTTTTAGCTCTTTCCTACTTTGGAACAGACCAATCTCAAGTGCAAAGGTATTTAACAGGTAAGTCTGTTACCCAAAGTCGTATGGGTTTGCTGTTTAATGGAATGGCTAAAATACCCATGCAGTTTCTTATTTTATTTATAGGGGTAATGGTGTATGTCTTTTACTTTTTCTTTCAGCCTCCTGTGTTTTTTAACAAAGTATTGCTGGAAGATGCCAAACAAAAAGGACAGAATGCAAATATTACCCAGCTCGAAGATGATTACAGTATTGCATTTTTTGAGCGAAAGCAAAAAGCATTAGATCTGGTAAAGGAACTTAATAAAGAAGAGGGAAACATAACTCAAGCTGAAGAGTCTTTAAAAGTTGCAGATAAAGAGCTTTCTAATATTAGAGAAACTGCAATAGAAGCTATCAAAACGGCTGATCCTAACGCAGATACAAACGATACCAATTATATCTTTTTAAACTTTGTAATCGATCATTTACCTGCAGGAATTATTGGTTTATTAATAGCTGTAATTCTATCGGCCTCTATGTCATCCACCTCATCCGAATTGAATGCATTGGCAACTACTTCCTTGATAGATATTTATAAACGCCATTTTAATAAAGATGCATCAGACAGACATTACTTAAAAGCTTCTCGTTGGATTACAGTTTTTTGGGGTATTTATGCTATCATATTTACCATGTTTGCCAATAGACTTGGTACTTTAATAGAAGCTGTAAATATGTTAGGCTCTTTGGTTTATGGTACTATTTTAGGAATATTCTTGGTAGCCTTTTACTTTAAAAAAATTGGTGGACTTGCTATATTTTTAGCTGCAATTGTAGCCGAAGTAATTGTAATGTACTGTTTCCTTTTCACAGATATCCCTTATCTGTGGTTTAATGTAATTGGCTGTTTACCTGTAATAGGCTTTGGTTTTATCTTTCAAACATTTTTAGAAAACCAGAAAACTACCTAA